A DNA window from Castanea sativa cultivar Marrone di Chiusa Pesio chromosome 7, ASM4071231v1 contains the following coding sequences:
- the LOC142644289 gene encoding uncharacterized protein LOC142644289, with translation MDILRKKKGRKNSFGALKIDMKKAYDRVRWNFLKAVLMAMNFDKKWIKWIMECMTTVQYTLLVNGSISMSFKPDKGLRQGDPLSPYLFLMCANALSLSLQKAEQEKLINGRINYEKSELFCSPNMSNEEQGCLARLLDVNLVQNPSKYLGTNFKLRGNRVADFQFLVDKLQSKLQGWKASLLSQAGRTTLITSVLLTLPLFTFSYFKVLETICKKMDSIVNAFWWGHDLGVKKLHLLNWKKICQPKSWGGLGLKRFNLLNQAMLAKQYWRISQHPNSLIARTFKAKYFRRGFIQDCSPKPHQSWVWRNIIKFDNPKLREGRWGVGKGNNIPLSHQDWCRGQPHNLLHPNLTTGTVANLIDNHSHKWKADLIRDIYPFPLRKEILQTLLPRIFSADDKLLWKQSNSGEFELLQEGLPTRQLLRNRGIIDIDLFSFCNCEVESTTHLFLLYPFAKAYWHGSPLAVHTSDLLGISMQQWLRGLIVSHSLDNEIFMDYMQNIFITLWTIWYHRNRVVHEEIQPNPLEVVLTAQNLFCRYKEAYSISYESNKRYFKSEVEHNTAAGHWQLLIKIAGVRNSRCNRSAWAYEAKDMQGVIKLYGVVSSNASSTNGAIQEALMEAIITANNYRFNRILLLTNNKNLIQLVHRSKTPAWHERSLIADMDILYQSGFVCNLVVVPNCVLDFVNVAAKLAIRMPLHHTWVDPSLL, from the exons ATGGATATCCTTAGAAAGAAAAAGGGGAGGAAAAATAGTTTTGGAGCTTTAAAGATTGACATGAAAAAAGCCTATGATAGGGTGAGGTGGAATTTTCTGAAAGCTGTTTTGATGGCCATGAACTTTGATAAAAAATGGATCAAATGGATTATGGAATGTATGACTACTGTACAATACACTCTTCTTGTAAATGGTAGCATTTCTATGTCCTTCAAACCAGATAAGGGTCTAAGACAAGGTGATCCCCTCTCTCCCTATCTTTTTCTCATGTGTGCCAATGCCTTATCTTTGTCCTTACAAAAGGCTGAGCAGGAAAAATTAATCAATGGG CGCATTAACTATGAGAAGTCTGAGCTGTTTTGCTCTCCAAACATGTCTAATGAAGAGCAAGGGTGCCTGGCCAGATTGCTTGATGTAAACCTGGTGCAAAATCCCAGCAAATACCTTGGCACAAACTTTAAGCTTAGGGGTAATAGAGTGGCTGATTTTCAGTTTCTTGTGGATAAGCTTCAATCTAAGTTGCAAGGGTGGAAAGCTAGTCTTCTTTCTCAAGCTGGAAGGACTACACTCATAACTTCTGTTCTTCTAACCCTccctttatttactttttcctATTTCAAGGTACTTGAAACAATATGCAAAAAGATGGACTCCATAGTCAATGCTTTTTGGTGGGGTCATGACCTTGGGGTTAAGAAGTTGCACTTGCTGAATTGGAAAAAAATCTGTCAGCCTAAGTCTTGGGGTGGGTTAGGTCTTAAGAGATTCAATTTATTGAACCAAGCTATGTTGGCTAAGCAATATTGGAGAATAAGTCAACACCCTAATTCTTTAATTGCAAGAACCTTCAAGGCTAAGTACTTTCGTAGGGGGTTTATACAGGATTGTTCCCCTAAACCACATCAATCATGGGTTTGGAGGAATATAATCAAGTTTGATAACCCTAAGCTTAGGGAAGGGAGGTGGGGGGTAGGAAAAGGAAACAATATTCCTCTTAGTCATCAAGATTGGTGTAGGGGTCAGCCTCATAATCTGCTTCACCCCAATTTGACTACTGGTACAGTTGCAAACCTTATAGATAATCATTCTCATAAGTGGAAAGCTGATTTAATAAGGGATATTTATCCTTTTCCCCTTCGGAAGGAGATATTACAAACTCTCCTGCCTAGGATTTTTTCTGCTGATGATAAGTTGTTATGGAAGCAGTCAAATAGTGGTGAATTTGAA CTCTTGCAAGAGGGTCTTCCCACAAGACAGCTTTTAAGAAATAGGGGAATCATTGATATTGATCTTTTCTCCTTTTGCAATTGTGAAGTAGAATCCACTACACATTTGTTCCTTCTCTACCCTTTTGCCAAAGCTTATTGGCATGGGTCACCATTAGCTGTTCACACATCTGATCTTCTTGGTATCTCTATGCAGCAATGGTTAAGGGGATTAATTGTGTCTCATAGCTTAGATAATGAGATTTTTATGGATTATATGCAGAACATATTCATCACATTGTGGACAATTTGGTACCATAGGAATAGAGTGGTTCATGAGGAAATACAACCAAATCCATTGGAAGTTGTCCTCACAGCTCAAAATCTGTTTTGCAGGTACAAGGAAGCCTACTCCATAAGTTATGAGTCAAACAAAAGATACTTCAAGTCAGAAGTTGAACACAACACAGCTGCAGGACACTGGCAACTACTAATCAAGATAGCAGGGGTAAGAAACTCTAGGTGTAATAGAAGTGCTTGGGCTTATGAAGCTAAGGATATGCAAGGAGTTATCAAATTGTATGGTGTAGTTAGTAGCAATGCAAGTTCAACAAATGGGGCTATACAGGAGGCCTTGATGGAAGCAATCATCACAGCCAACAACTACAGATTTAATAGGATTCTCCTTTTGACAAACAACAAGAATCTGATCCAACTTGTTCATAGGTCTAAGACTCCAGCTTGGCATGAGAGATCCTTGATTGCTGATATGGACATTTTGTACCAAAGTGGTTTTGTTTGTAATCTGGTAGTTGTCCCCAATTGTGTCCTTGATTTTGTTAATGTTGCTGCAAAATTGGCAATCCGAATGCCACTACATCATACTTGGGTTGATCCTAGTCTTTTGTAA